In the genome of Hymenobacter taeanensis, one region contains:
- a CDS encoding dienelactone hydrolase family protein: protein MDQRIINLFDEYTHVPLTRKEFMERLVKLTGGTALAAAALAVLEPGYAKAATIATDDNDLVTEEVTWPGDAGVTMKGYLVHPKGKKKRGAVVVIHENRGLTPHIKDVTRRVAKAGYLALGVDALSVFGGTPANEDEGRALIGKLDKQQNLNNYLAALAYLRQRPDSNGKTGCVGFCWGGAMANSLATHDPKLNAAVAYYGTQPAAEEVPNIKAALMMHYAGLDERVNAGMVAYEAALKAAGVKYEQFVYPGVNHAFNNDSSPARYNAEAAKLAWDRTLKLFKSTLS, encoded by the coding sequence ATGGACCAGCGCATCATTAACCTCTTTGACGAGTACACCCACGTTCCGCTAACCCGTAAGGAGTTTATGGAGCGCTTGGTGAAACTAACCGGTGGTACCGCCCTGGCCGCCGCCGCCCTGGCCGTGCTGGAACCCGGTTACGCCAAAGCCGCAACTATTGCCACCGATGATAATGACTTGGTAACCGAGGAAGTAACCTGGCCCGGCGATGCAGGCGTGACAATGAAAGGCTACCTAGTGCACCCCAAGGGCAAGAAGAAACGGGGCGCCGTAGTGGTTATTCATGAAAACCGGGGCCTCACCCCCCACATCAAAGATGTGACACGCCGCGTGGCCAAAGCCGGCTACTTGGCTTTAGGAGTAGATGCCCTATCGGTGTTTGGCGGCACTCCTGCCAATGAAGATGAAGGCCGCGCGCTCATTGGCAAGCTCGATAAGCAGCAGAACCTGAACAACTACCTAGCAGCACTGGCCTACCTGCGCCAGCGCCCCGACTCTAATGGCAAAACGGGCTGCGTGGGCTTTTGCTGGGGCGGGGCCATGGCCAACAGCCTTGCCACCCACGACCCCAAGCTGAATGCGGCAGTGGCCTACTACGGCACCCAGCCAGCCGCCGAGGAAGTTCCTAACATTAAAGCCGCCCTCATGATGCATTACGCCGGCCTTGATGAGCGCGTGAATGCGGGCATGGTGGCCTACGAGGCCGCGCTGAAAGCCGCAGGCGTGAAGTACGAGCAATTTGTATATCCCGGCGTAAACCATGCCTTCAACAACGACTCCTCCCCCGCCCGCTACAATGCCGAAGCCGCCAAGCTAGCCTGGGACCGGACGTTGAAGCTTTTCAAATCAACGCTGAGCTAA